From Saccharomyces kudriavzevii IFO 1802 strain IFO1802 genome assembly, chromosome: 13, a single genomic window includes:
- the ERG8 gene encoding phosphomevalonate kinase (similar to Saccharomyces cerevisiae ERG8 (YMR220W); ancestral locus Anc_8.737) produces MSEFRAFSAPGKALLAGGYLVLDPKYEALVVGLSARMHAVAYPYDSLQEPDSFEVRVRSKQFNNGEWLYRVSPETGFVPVSTSGSKNPFIEKVIANVFNYFKPNMEDYCSRNLFIIDIFSDDAYHSQEDSVTKVHGSRRLSFHSHRIEEVPKTGLGSSAGLVTVLTTALASFFEPKLTNNVEKYRNVIHNLSQVAHCQAQGKIGSGFDVAAAAYGSIRYRRFPPALISNLPDLGSAVYADELTHLVDEVAWNITIKSNHLPSGLVLWMGDIKSGSETVKLVQKVKKWYDSHTPESLEVYAELDHANSRFMEGLSKLDNLYESNNDYCAEVFESIEKNDSTCQKYSEITDVRDAVATIRRCFRKITEEAGADIEPPVQTKLLDDCQTLKGVLTCLIPGAGGFDAIAVIATQSVDLRAQTAGDERFSSVQWLDVSQANWGVGKEEDPETYLDK; encoded by the coding sequence ATGTCAGAGTTCAGAGCGTTTAGTGCTCCGGGGAAAGCCTTATTGGCCGGTGGGTACTTGGTCTTAGACCCGAAATATGAAGCACTTGTAGTCGGATTATCAGCTAGGATGCATGCTGTAGCATATCCTTATGATTCCTTGCAAGAACCGGACTCCTTTGAGGTGCGTGTGAGAAGTAAGCAGTTCAACAATGGAGAATGGCTCTACCGTGTAAGTCCTGAAACAGGATTCGTTCCTGTTTCAACAAGCGGATCTAAGAATCCTTTCATCGAAAAAGTTATTGCCAATGTTTTCAACTACTTCAAGCCTAACATGGAAGACTACTGCAGCCGAAACTTGTTCATTATTGACATATTCTCTGACGATGCCTACCATTCTCAGGAGGACAGCGTTACAAAAGTTCATGGCAGCAGAAGGTTAAGTTTCCACTCTCAcagaattgaagaagtacCCAAAACAGGGCTAGGCTCCTCTGCTGGTTTAGTTACAGTTTTGACTACGGCGttggcttctttttttgaaccaaAGCTGACAAATAATGTGGAGAAGTACAGAAACGTTATTCATAACTTATCACAAGTCGCCCATTGTCAAGCTCAAGGCAAAATTGGAAGTGGATTCGATGTAGCAGCCGCTGCATATGGTTCTATTAGATATAGAAGGTTCCCACCCGCACTGATTTCTAATTTACCAGATCTTGGAAGCGCAGTTTATGCCGATGAACTCACTCACTTGGTTGACGAGGTAGCTTGGAATATTACCATCAAAAGTAACCATCTCCCCTCAGGATTAGTTTTATGGATGGGCGACATTAAAAGTGGTTCAGAAACGGTAAAACTTGTTcagaaggtgaaaaaatggtacGATTCACATACACCGGAAAGTTTAGAGGTATATGCAGAGCTTGATCATGCAAATTCTAGGTTCATGGAGGGACTTTCTAAATTAGACAATCTATATGAGTCTAATAACGATTATTGTGCCGAAGTGTTTGAGTCaatagaaaagaatgatTCCACTTGTCAAAAGTATTCGGAAATTACGGATGTTAGGGACGCTGTTGCTACGATTAGACGTTGTTTCAGAAAGATAACAGAAGAAGCTGGAGCTGACATCGAACCGCCTGTACAAACAAAATTGTTGGATGATTGCCAGACTTTGAAAGGTGTTCTTACATGCTTAATACCTGGTGCTGGTGGTTTTGATGCCATTGCAGTGATTGCGACGCAAAGTGTTGACCTCAGAGCTCAAACTGCAGGCGATGAAAGGTTTTCTAGTGTACAATGGTTAGATGTATCCCAAGCTAATTGGGGTGTcggaaaagaagaggatcCAGAAACATATCTAGATAAATAG
- the UBP8 gene encoding ubiquitin-specific protease UBP8 (similar to Saccharomyces cerevisiae UBP8 (YMR223W); ancestral locus Anc_8.742), with product MSTCPHIQQVFQNEKSKDGVLKTCNAARYILNHSIPKEKFLNTMKCGTCHEINSGATFMCLQCGFCGCWNHSHFLSHSKQVGHIFGINSSNGLLFCFKCEDYLGNINLINDAILAKYWDDVSTKTMVPAMERRDGLSGLINMGSTCFMSSILQCLIHNPYFIRHSMRQIHSNKCKVRSPDKCFSCALDKIVHELYGVLNTDQPSSSSSATNRQGGFIHLLTCAWKINQSLAGYSQQDAHEFWQFLINEIHQSYVLSLPNPKEVDRANNKRCDCIVHTVFEGSLESSIVCPGCQNNSKTTIDPFMDLSLDIKDKQKLYECLDSFHKKELLKDFNYHCGECNSTQDAIKQLGIHRLPSVLVLQLKRFEHLLNGTNRKLDDFIEFPTYLNMKSYCSTAESESENHIGNGKVPDIIYELIGIVSHKGTVNEGHYIAFCKISGGQWFKFNDSMVSSISQEEVLKEQAYLLFYTIRQVN from the coding sequence ATGAGCACTTGTCCGCATATACAGCAAGTATTTCAGAATGAAAAGTCCAAAGATGGAGTTTTAAAAACTTGTAATGCTGCTAGATACATCTTAAATCATTCCATACCTAAGGAAAAATTCTTAAATACCATGAAGTGTGGTACATGCCATGAAATAAACTCCGGTGCAACATTTATGTGTCTTCAATGTGGATTTTGTGGGTGTTGGAACCATTCTCATTTCCTCTCTCATAGTAAACAGGTTGGTCACATATTTGGTATAAACTCAAGCAACGGtcttttattttgcttCAAATGTGAAGACTATCTAGGCAACATCAATCTAATCAATGATGCTATTCTAGCTAAGTATTGGGATGACGTTTCCACAAAGACCATGGTACCTGCCATGGAAAGAAGAGATGGACTTTCTGGCCTGATCAATATGGGGTCCACTTGCTTCATGAGTAGTATCCTTCAGTGCCTGATTCATAATCCGTACTTTATTAGGCACTCAATGAGACAAATCCATTCCAATAAATGTAAAGTACGTTCTCCTGATAAATGCTTTTCATGTGCCCTCGATAAGATTGTTCACGAGCTTTATGGAGTCCTGAATACAGATCAGCCctcatcgtcatcttctgCGACGAATCGACAAGGTGGCTTTATACATCTTTTAACGTGTGCTTGGAAAATCAACCAGAGCTTAGCTGGTTATTCGCAACAAGACGCTCATGAATTTTGGCAATTTTTAATCAACGAAATCCACCAAAGCTATGTCCTCAGTTTACCCAATCCCAAGGAAGTTGACAGGGCAAACAATAAGCGATGTGACTGTATAGTACATACTGTGTTTGAAGGTTCGTTGGAAAGCTCCATCGTGTGCCCTGGCTGCCAAAACAATTCAAAGACAACCATTGATCCCTTCATGGATCTTTCGCTGGATATCAAGGATAAGCAAAAACTTTATGAATGTCTCGACAGTTTTCATAAGAAGGAACTTCTAAAGGATTTCAACTATCATTGTGGAGAGTGTAACAGCACACAAGACGCAATAAAGCAGCTGGGTATACACAGGCTTCCATCGGTTTTAGTTTTGCAATTGAAGAGATTCGAGCACTTACTCAATGGAACCAATAGGAAATTGGatgattttattgaatttccAACGTATTTAAATATGAAAAGCTATTGTTCAACTGCAGAAAGTGAAAGTGAAAACCATATTGGAAATGGTAAAGTACCAGACATTATCTATGAATTAATCGGTATTGTTTCTCACAAGGGAACGGTTAATGAGGGACATTACATTGCATTCTGTAAAATCTCTGGTGGACAATGGTTCAAGTTCAATGATTCCATGGTCTCCTCGATTTCTCAAGAAGAAGTCCTAAAGGAACAAGcatatttattattctaCACTATTCGTCAAGTGAATTAA
- the FSH2 gene encoding putative serine hydrolase (similar to Saccharomyces cerevisiae FSH2 (YMR222C); ancestral locus Anc_8.741): MAKKVLMLHGLAQSGDYFASKTKGFRTEMEKLGYKLYYPTAPNEFPPADVPDFLGEVIADAPNDNENTGVLAWLEDDPTTNGYFIPQTTIDYLHKYVLEMGPFAGIVGFSQGAGVAGYLVTDFNALLGLTAEKQPPLEFFMAFSGFRFRPQQYQEQYDLHPISVPSLHVQGELDTITEPTKVQGLYNSCMEDSRTLLMHSGGHFVPNSRGFLKKVAQWLQQLA; the protein is encoded by the coding sequence AtggcaaaaaaagtatTGATGCTACACGGGCTTGCCCAGTCTGGTGACTATTTCGCTTCTAAGACAAAGGGGTTCCGCacagaaatggaaaaattagGATATAAACTCTATTATCCAACGGCACCTAATGAATTTCCTCCAGCTGATGTTCCTGACTTCTTAGGTGAAGTGATCGCCGATGCGCCCAACGACAATGAAAATACTGGTGTACTTGCGTGGTTGGAAGACGATCCTACCACAAATGGCTATTTTATACCACAGACCACAATCGACTACCTGCACAAGTATGTGCTTGAGATGGGTCCTTTTGCGGGCATTGTAGGGTTCAGCCAAGGCGCTGGTGTTGCTGGATACCTGGTAACGGACTTCAATGCTTTATTGGGACTTACTGCAGAGAAACAGCCTCCACTGGAGTTCTTCATGGCTTTCAGTGGATTCAGATTCCGACCACAGCAGTACCAAGAGCAGTATGACCTGCATCCAATATCCGTACCATCTTTACATGTACAAGGTGAACTTGACACTATCACAGAGCCGACCAAAGTGCAAGGCCTGTACAACTCATGCATGGAAGACTCCCGCACTTTACTTATGCATTCTGGTGGACACTTCGTACCCAACTCTAGAGGCTTCTTGAAGAAAGTGGCCCAATGGCTTCAACAATTGGCCTAA
- the FMP42 gene encoding Fmp42p (similar to Saccharomyces cerevisiae YMR221C; ancestral locus Anc_8.739), whose product MTTTRTLQYAQVACACIWCLFSAGIVFGFAALKPILISEGVYHELCVPEDGDGLLCTAQDLKLNFIFALSATVTNIMALPVGKILDVYGPRVCGIIGSGLLFLACGNFISARHLSSIWDPYLVGYTLLAIAGPFVFISCFQLANSFPQRSGTILAMLTGSFDSSSALFLIYRLLYQNWYPNLHVSRFFTFYLFVPVFILICQFTIMPHSSYKTVNHIAKIAVEGLDENGRLIEGDTGSNIIPDEQERQSLIAMEEEEEAMPNRSHRRKSVLETYVEGKLQKKSGGIFGVLHGKSASEQIRSPWFYLMLLFALVAMLRINYFIATIRTQEEYLLNDPKLALKLNSIFDTLLPLGGVVSIPFIGLLLDHTDTLTTLTVLFTTSIAIGIFGLIPNSFTLNLIGIALLVVYRPFYYTVVSDYSSKVFGFDTFGTVYGLLSCICGIFNMSQNLLDKWTHTTFNMNPFPINLMLVFFTVVFSLTITFYIRSQISHKSRDGRLSSNYQTM is encoded by the coding sequence ATGACAACCACAAGAACGTTGCAATACGCACAGGTTGCTTGTGCTTGTATCTGGTGTCTTTTCTCCGCAGGAATCGTATTTGGATTTGCTGCTTTGAAGCCTATATTAATTTCAGAAGGTGTGTACCATGAATTGTGCGTTCCGGAGGATGGTGATGGATTGCTATGTACCGCTCAAGATCTAAAATTGAACTTTATATTTGCCCTTAGCGCCACTGTGACAAACATCATGGCATTGCCCGTGGGCAAAATTCTGGATGTGTATGGACCTCGGGTCTGTGGGATAATTGGATCAGGCCTCTTATTCCTAGCATGCGGCAATTTCATTTCTGCTAGACATTTGTCGTCAATTTGGGATCCATATCTTGTGGGTTACACGTTGTTGGCCATTGCGGGCCCGTTTGTGTTCATATCATGTTTCCAATTGGCTAATAGTTTCCCGCAGAGATCGGGGACCATATTAGCCATGTTGACAGGGTCATTTGATTCCTCGTCtgctttgtttttgatttatAGGCTACTATATCAAAATTGGTATCCCAACCTACATGTCTCCAggtttttcactttttatttatttgtaCCGGTCTTTATTCTCATCTGCCAATTCACTATCATGCCTCATTCCTCGTACAAGACTGTGAACCACATTGCTAAAATTGCTGTGGAAGGTCTGGATGAAAACGGAAGACTCATTGAGGGCGATACAGGGTCTAATATCATCCCCGATGAACAGGAGCGTCAATCGTTGATTGCGAtggaggaggaggaagaagcaATGCCTAATAGGTCAcacagaagaaaatctgTACTTGAGACTTAtgttgaaggaaaattGCAGAAAAAATCAGGCGGTATATTTGGAGTCTTACATGGAAAATCTGCTTCTGAACAGATAAGAAGCCCCTGGTTTTATCTAATGCTTTTATTTGCCCTTGTGGCCATGTTGAGAATAAACTATTTTATCGCCACCATCAGAACTCAGGAAGAATATTTATTGAATGATCCGAAGTTAGCATTGAAGCTAAACTCTATTTTCGATACCTTACTTCCACTTGGTGGTGTTGTTTCTATACCGTTCATTGGGTTGCTCTTGGACCATACAGATACCCTAACCACTCTTACGGTATTATTCACTACCTCTATCGCCATAGGTATTTTTGGGTTGATTCCGAATTCATTCACCCTGAACTTGATAGGAATAGCACTTTTGGTAGTGTATAGACCATTCTATTACACTGTTGTTTCTGATtattcttccaaagttttTGGATTTGACACATTTGGTACTGTTTATGGATTACTTTCTTGTATTTGTGGAATTTTCAACATGAGTCAGAATCTATTGGATAAATGGACACATACGACTTTCAATATGAACCCGTTCCCTATAAATCTCATGTTGGTGTTCTTCACTGTTGTTTTCTCTCTAACAATTACATTTTACATCCGGTCTCAAATCTCGCATAAATCTAGGGATGGAAGATTGTCTTCAAACTATCAAACTATGTAA
- the ESC1 gene encoding Esc1p (similar to Saccharomyces cerevisiae ESC1 (YMR219W); ancestral locus Anc_8.736), whose product MSGKKETPNSRAPPLNLTTPRRDLKILSSPLDTQQDTRAHNSNIQYNCSHSDSKIYKVTKPARYLTLHESICSRRSHHIHNKSLHEDGTKALSWVNSLINRGKSILSTMEKEDSLFERELEKERQRSQLHDSLINTYTGSNKPHQRLLDLKKRQYGTDTSFQNNDEIPLDSFISSVSPEVEDETSSNISFDEDEDLEDDRSSIKSNNVRKDENDLFGEGEDTGDRSDASIIILSDEEYAGGAASRDVSDEGEYDSQEEEQAEKVGREQEQGNAYINEVVATVTTFSNLSDHQNYSRKAKMQLEDNDNDNDDDDLESSPEKYGGHDEDVDEDVDESYHEGEAKDSIDFSKYMQPRTNNIKASNVSKHQSYHNQIRHTYSEDGSFDSGSVNISMDDESEGERNEEESSSLYSEDAASMHFSNEQELLDSGSDSGQESEKEKLRDFEYEVVHGKENTLEETHSISDSKNKGINKGAHSEDEKEDQESGRQSDEDDSIQISSDDSIKIASDDSFHESNIDDSDSTLERKGIHSDDGGNYEAISENTENNLDQQQQNFENSEDNLYNLAKKAMLQLQEGKNLIRFQAEEKVSESDQDNSDRRDISTISSQEIEEQTSTRKDFAYRIGNENPEIRRDGSQLFDEVITEKASKKYSENPLEGELKSLSADSTLNNLSIVDEDTVYYSLDETDAVGPENFTNAPVLKTKPTSSAYEIVFSGSVYSSTSSEDNSEIMPSQVEYASPFVNDPFDALDDDYEKKNSILKSTLAALAGPIDSETEEQESTEFCSTFKSGSFDVVQKLSEEIHQMSDSDENTDTGNEDMRTENNKEKGTISIVTTAADKSIEENVDETYFSAVNYTNIREDSSSEEVIEEPALGAEGDSRLCVKEMNEVETSTDCEDGKGDENDNMTRNVFAPNSSDEYQPVGSSPGSPPIKIKSKDSDTEKELLGKDFTTPKVDADVIIEGPSEEMRSQDSSHQENATHLEVNYKVVDLDRKHDKGYTENSSDEDPTGSEFGYEVAADSANGGKKISMGEGDSGFIEPKSETAGTNHGEELPTKEISATLPVEVHNENMFTEVNCQKTKRKDEEMDDIKDVNTNEAQITVIEIIDEDVNENSTKKLEKTWVEKTHYEDFSGKKTTALEENANMNNRSSQASSESEQKVGCTGGESSEDDIKVNLEVQPPGPKLQSVKLLKPVSTYSNVFSSPIRALETVRKEVGKVVDLAESFVKKIDVMDSESDDAAGISNGSEEPSEDTVSCDASDDTEKIIRKEKDNWYKGEATAIEEVTTKTYSSKHIAHATNMKTTKNGHDEGKSSHSSYFEISEQELMDNDNLQESKGSLIERLQLDQNNDYDIEEEEDESIYREKKSANIHADDIDDIEKQQLLKNLNYLQNYSQKLTENFKRGTDQVKSKEIDTGGYQDMKIEKPVEEKYVGAIEEDSVPELDISARSIESEEDLSKEQEKSIEELHSEPEGEKLFALDMQTPTQTAAFAKSDDEEKQRGVIPSTDLPSDPPSDTEETTDSYTNLKMESKSPEVDAPISQEVYEILSDTPNEVLLETNDELSSAMLEKDNKGTKTPTLDDASEDSSYYNISHKSGRNSTSIKVDEGEGVEFRAEDIPIEIEIEEEQEKMPSNSTLEGNKPKAESNNEESLGINDAEVIGPEEEESKTKKKSRKRNYNSRRRKRKITEDSSTNSRSKRSKGHGVKARKKNARSSGSR is encoded by the coding sequence ATGTCTGGAAAAAAGGAGACGCCTAATTCAAGGGCCCCTCCACTCAATTTAACAACCCCTAGAAgggatttgaaaatattgtcATCTCCTCTTGACACACAACAGGATACCAGGGCTCATAATTCGAACATACAGTACAACTGTTCACATAGCGATAGCAAAATATACAAGGTGACAAAGCCTGCTCGATACTTGACCTTACATGAATCCATCTGCTCCAGGCGAAGCCATCATATTCATAATAAATCTCTCCACGAAGACGGCACAAAAGCATTAAGCTGGGTGAACTCTTTAATAAATAGAGGTAAAAGCATACTCAGTACGatggaaaaggaagattCTTTGTTTGAGCGGGAACTTGAGAAGGAAAGACAGCGCTCCCAGCTTCATGACTCTTTAATTAACACCTATACCGGTAGTAATAAACCTCATCAACGACTGCTTGATCTCAAGAAGAGACAGTACGGAACGGATacttctttccaaaataatgatgaaattccTTTAGACAGCTTTATTAGTTCTGTTTCCCCAGAGGTTGAGGACGAGACGTCCTCAAATATCTCCTttgatgaggatgaagacCTCGAAGACGACCGGTCATCAATCAAGAGTAACAATGTTAGAAAGGATGAAAACGACTTATTTGGAGAAGGTGAAGATACTGGTGATCGGAGCGATGCTTcgataataatattatcagatgaagaatatgCAGGAGGAGCAGCCTCTCGAGATGTGTCGGATGAAGGTGAGTATGATTCTCAGGAGGAAGAACAAGCTGAAAAAGTGGGTAGGGAACAGGAACAAGGAAATGCCTATATCAACGAAGTAGTGGCTACTGTAACTACTTTCTCTAATCTTAGTGACCATCAAAACTATTCTAGGAAAGCGAAAATGCAGTTAGaggataatgataatgataatgatgatgatgatttggaAAGTAGTCCCGAAAAATATGGAGGTCacgatgaagatgtcgATGAAGATGTCGACGAAAGTTACCATGAAGGAGAAGCGAAAGATTCAATTGACTTTTCAAAGTACATGCAACCGAGAacaaataatatcaaaGCCTCAAATGtttcaaaacatcaatCTTATCATAACCAAATTCGTCATACGTATTCCGAAGATGGATCATTTGATTCCGGTTCAGTTAATATTTCAATGGATGATGAATCTGAAGGTGAAAggaatgaagaagaaagttcTAGTTTGTACTCAGAAGACGCTGCTAGTATGCACTTTTCCAATGAGCAAGAATTATTAGACAGCGGATCAGATAGTGGACAAGagagtgaaaaagaaaaattaagaGATTTTGAGTACGAAGTTGTGCacggaaaagaaaatacattAGAAGAGACTCATAGTATAAGCGATAGTAAAAACAAGGGTATTAATAAAGGCGCTCATAGTGAGgacgaaaaagaagatcaGGAAAGTGGGCGACAAtccgatgaagatgatagtattcaaatttcttctgATGATAGTATTAAAATTGCTTCTGATGACAGTTTTCATGAAAGTAATATTGATGACTCGGATTCAACCTTGGAAAGGAAAGGAATCCATTCTGATGATGGCGGAAATTATGAAGCAATTTCAGAAAATACTGAAAATAATTTGGACcagcaacagcaaaattttgaaaattcagAAGATAACTTGTATAATCTCGCCAAAAAAGCTATGCTTCAGTTGCAAGAGGGTAAGAACTTGATCAGATTTCAGGCAGAAGAGAAAGTTTCCGAATCTGACCAAGACAATTCAGACAGAAGAGACATATCTACAATATCCTCACAGGAAATCGAAGAGCAAACATCAACTCGAAAAGACTTCGCTTACAGAATAGGAAACGAAAATCCAGAAATTCGTCGAGATGGTTCTCAACTATTTGACGAAGTAATAACTGAAAAAgcttcaaagaaatattcAGAAAATCCATTAGAAGGGGAGTTGAAGTCACTTTCCGCAGACTCAACACTTAACAATTTATCAATTGTAGATGAAGACACCGTCTACTATTCTCTTGATGAAACTGATGCTGTAGGACCAGAAAATTTCACCAATGCTCctgttttgaaaactaAGCCTACAAGTTCCGCATACGAAATAGTATTTTCAGGGTCTGTGTATAGTTCTACCTCTTCTGAAGATAATTCAGAGATCATGCCGTCACAAGTAGAGTACGCGTCGCCTTTCGTGAATGACCCATTCGATGCGTTGGATGATGactatgaaaaaaagaatagcATATTAAAGTCAACACTAGCAGCTTTGGCTGGGCCTATTGATTCAGAAACCGAAGAACAAGAATCCACAGAATTTTGTTCAACATTTAAATCTGGAAGCTTCGACGTCGTTCAAAAGTTAAGCGAAGAAATCCATCAGATGAGTGATTCTGACGAAAATACTGATACCGGAAATGAAGATATGCGTACTgagaataataaagaaaaagggaCGATTTCCATCGTGACAACTGCCGCTGATAAATCTATTGAAGAGAATGTGGATGAAACCTACTTTTCGGCGGTCAATTATACCAATATTAGAGAGGATTCTTCGTCCGAAGAGGTTATTGAAGAACCAGCTTTGGGTGCGGAGGGAGATTCAAGACTGTGTGTTAAGGAAATGAACGAAGTAGAAACTTCAACTGACTGCGAAGATGGCAAAggtgatgaaaatgataatatgACACGGAATGTGTTTGCGCCCAATTCGTCAGATGAGTACCAACCGGTCGGTAGTAGCCCTGGCTCTCCACCTATTAAAATCAAGTCAAAGGATAGTGACACTGAAAAGGAGTTACTTGGGAAAGATTTTACAACCCCTAAAGTTGATGCTGATGTCATTATTGAAGGTCCAAGTGAAGAAATGAGGTCTCAAGATAGCTCacatcaagaaaatgctaCACACTTGGAAGTCAATTATAAAGTTGTTGACCTGGACCGTAAACACGATAAAGGATATACGGAAAATTCATCTGATGAGGATCCTACTGGTTCAGAATTTGGATACGAAGTTGCTGCTGACAGCGCTAATGgaggcaaaaaaataagcaTGGGAGAAGGTGATTCCGGATTTATAGAACCCAAAAGTGAGACAGCTGGTACAAATCATGGTGAAGAATTACCCACCAAGGAAATTAGTGCCACTTTGCCTGTAGAAGTTCACAATGAGAATATGTTCACTGAGGTCAATTGCCAAAAgacaaagagaaaagatgAGGAAATGGATGATATCAAAGATGTAAACACGAACGAAGCGCAGATTACCGTTATCGAAataattgatgaagatgtaaatgaaaatagtaccaaaaaattggaaaagacGTGGGTTGAAAAAACGCATTATGAAGATTTctctggaaaaaaaacaaccgctcttgaagaaaatgctaaTATGAATAACAGGAGCAGCCAAGCTTCATCTGAGTCGGAACAAAAAGTTGGTTGTACGGGCGGGGAAAGTTCTGAGGACGATATCAAGGTTAATTTGGAAGTTCAGCCTCCCGGCCCTAAACTTCAATCCGTTAAGTTATTAAAACCAGTATCTACTTACTCTAATGTATTTTCATCCCCCATTCGTGCACTTGAAACAGTTAGGAAGGAAGTGGGGAAGGTAGTGGACTTGGCCGAATCAtttgtgaaaaaaattgacgTTATGGATTCTGAAAGTGATGATGCTGCTGGTATCAGTAATGGTAGTGAAGAACCTTCTGAAGACACGGTTTCTTGTGATGCATCTGATGATacggaaaaaataatcagaaaagagaaagacaACTGGTACAAGGGCGAGGCTACTGCAATTGAAGAGGTTACAACAAAAACATATAGTAGCAAGCATATTGCACATGCAACAAATATGAAGACAACGAAAAATGGTCATGATGAAGGAAAATCAAGTCACAGTAgttattttgaaatatctgAACAGGAACTAATGGATAATGATAATCTGCAGGAGTCGAAAGGGTCACTAATTGAACGTTTACAATTGGATCAGAACAACGATTACGAcatagaagaagaagaggatgaatCAATATATAgggagaaaaaatcagcGAATATTCACGCAGATGATATagatgatattgaaaaacaacagCTTCTAAAGAATCTAAattatttacaaaattaCTCCCAGAAGCTCACTGAAAACTTCAAGCGAGGCACAGATCAagtaaaatcaaaagaaatagaCACAGGTGGTTATCAAGATatgaaaattgaaaagccTGTTGAAGAGAAATACGTCGGAgccattgaagaagacAGTGTTCCCGAGTTGGATATAAGTGCTCGGTCGATCGAGAGTGAGGAAGACCTTTCaaaagagcaagaaaagtCAATAGAAGAACTACATTCAGAGCCAGAAGGGGAAAAACTGTTTGCGCTTGACATGCAAACGCCTACACAAACGGCAGCTTTTGCCAAAAGcgatgacgaagaaaaacaacgtGGAGTTATACCATCTACGGATCTTCCTTCCGATCCTCCCTCTGATACGGAAGAAACGACGGATTCATATACCAATTTAAAAATGGAGAGCAAATCTCCTGAGGTGGACGCGCCTATCTCGCAAGAAGTGTACGAAATACTCTCGGACACACCAAATGAAGTCCTGTTGGAAACTAATGACGAATTGTCCAGTGCTATGCTGGAGAAAGATAACAAAGGTACTAAGACACCCACCTTGGACGATGCTTCAGAAGATTCATCCTACTACAATATCAGTCATAAATCTGGCCGAAATTCTACAAGCATCAAGGTAGATGAAGGTGAGGGGGTTGAATTTAGAGCCGAAGATATACCCATTGAGAtagaaattgaagaagaacaagaaaaaatgcctTCAAATTCTACACTTGAAGGTAATAAACCAAAGGCGGAATCCAACAATGAAGAGAGCCTTGGAATTAACGACGCTGAAGTAATTGGCccagaagaggaagagtcgaaaacgaagaagaaaagtcGGAAGAGAAACTACAAcagtagaagaagaaaaagaaaaatcacaGAAGATAGTTCTACTAACTcaagaagcaaaagaagcaaaGGGCATGGAGTTAAAGCGCGTAAAAAGAATGCACGTTCCAGCGGAAGCAGATGA